The nucleotide window TTCTTTCTGGCACAGACATTAGACTAAAGATTGCAAGTGGACAAAGCTGGGAGGATCTGGTGCCAAGTGGAACTGCAAAGGTTTTGCTAAAAATAAATGCAAAAGATCGGCTGGCCAAGCTTTAGTTTTAAATAAAGCCCGCAAAACAGTCCAAACTGCTTATGGAATATCTAGTCATGCTGCCTGGTCCAACCAACGTACCAGAGCGAGTAATGCGTGCAATGATCACGCCAATGATTAACCATAGAAGTGATGATTTCGTAGAATTATACCAAGACGCAGTTGAGAAAACACAAAAAGTTTTCAAAAGCAGCGGCGAGGCGGTCTTGCTTTCAGCATCCGGAACCGGTGCAGTAGAGGCAAGTGTAATCAATATTGTAAAGCCAGGAGACAAAGTAATCATTCCAACCAACGGTGAGTTCTCCGGCAGACTAGCGCAAATGCTAGAGTGGGCAGGCGCCAAAGTCATAAAACTAGAAAGCACGCCAGGAACAAACGCAACCTTTGATCAGGTAAAGGAGGCATTTGATAACAACAAGGATGTCAAGGCATTCTATTGCGTGTGGAACGAGACCTCAACTGGTACTATGATAAAATATTTGGATAAAATCAAGAACCTTACTGCAAGAAACGACGCATTCTATGTAGTGGATGGAGTTTCTATTGTCGGCGGCGAAGACCTTGAGATGGACAAGTGGGGAATCGACGTTGCAATGACTGGCGCTCAAAAAGCATTTGCAGCACCACCAGGAATCTCACCAATCGTTGTAAATGAGCGCACCAAAAAATACATGAACGCAAATCCGCCAAAGACAATGTACTTTAATTTATCAAGATACTTCCACTATTACGAAGAGGCAAAGCACACACCATTCACACCGGCCTTGCCACTACTATACGCATACAGAGAGGCAATGAACGTCATATTGGAAGAAGGCCTTGACAATAGAATCAGACGACACCGAATCTGCTCTGATGCATTGTATTCAGGTCTTTCAGCAATGGGACTATCTCCATTTGCAAAAGAAGACGCAAGATCAACTGTTGTAGTTGCACTAAACTATCTGGACGGACTTGAAGACAAGACCTTCCGAAACACACTATCAGACAAGTTCCGAGTTCTAGTAGCAGGCGGATTTGGAAATCTCAAGGGCAAGGTGTTCCGAGTTGGATGCATGGGTGAAGTCAACAGATACCACGTCATGAGAACAATCTCCTCAATTGGCTCCACACTAGAGATGATGGGATACAAGACCAAGCAGATGGAAGCCCTCAAAGTTGCCGACGAGAAGCTCAAACAGCTCTAAACTTAATATTAGGAATTTCGGGGACGGATCGCGTTGACATTTACTAAAGGCTCATTGATTTTAATCGATTATACTGCAAAGGTAAAGGACTCGAACGAAGTAGTAGAGACCACCATATCTGAGGATGCAAAAAAGCACAACCTATTCCAGGAAAACATCAAGTATCAGCCAAAACTGGTCTCAGTCGGAGAATCCTGGGTTCTAAAAGGACTAGATGATGCACTTGCAGGCGCAAAGGCAGGAGACAAGCTAACAGTTGATGTAACACCAGACAAGGGCTTTGGCGAGCGAGACGCAGGCAAGGTCAGAATGATTCCACTAAGAAAGCTAGGCGAGGATGCAGACAAGGTCACAGTGGGTGACACAATCGAGGTGGATCAAAAGACAGGTGTTGTAAGATTTGTCGGATCCGGCAGAGTTCAAGTTGATTTCAATCATAGATTAGCAGGAAAGACAGTAGTGTATGATGTCAATGTCATAAAAGCACTAGAGACAAACGAAGACAAAATCACAGGCATTCTAAAAAGACACATGCCGGTTGAGGATTCAAAGATATCATCCAAGCTAAATGGCAACGCATTAGATGTTACCATTCCAGAAGAGATCTATGGTGCAGAAAGCCTGAGAATTATCAAGCACTTTATCCAAATGGACGCCTTCAAGTTCGTCCCAACGCTGGAAAAGATCAACTTTATTGAAACATATGCCAACAAAAAGGCAGAAAAGAAAGAAGAAGCAAAACCGCAAGCAGCTGCTGCAGCAAAATAAAAAGAAATTCTCTCCTAAAACTTAAGAGTCCCTCCTAGATTGTTGATTTGTTGTCAGCTATAACGGTAATTGGCGGAAAGGCATCTGAAGATCTAGCAAGAAAACTGGCAAAAAAGCTAAAGGCATCCTTTGTATCAACCGAACTGCGAGTCTTTCCAGACGGCGAAAGCAAGATAACAATTTCCTCAAAACCAAAAAAAGGCAAGATCATTGTAGTAAATTCCACATATCCACCAGTAGATACCAATCTATTGCAGACATTATCATTAATTGCAAAGGCAAGACAGTTCTCAAATCAGATAATCTGTGTGATTCCATACTTGGGCTATGCAAGACAAGACCGAGAGTTTCTCCCAGGAGAAATAGTCACATTATCTGTGATTGCCAAGCTGTTGTCATCTGCTGGCGCATCAAAGGTCATAGTGGTTGATATGCACAGTATGCTTGGGCTCAATCATTTCACCATACCGGTAAGAAACGTCTCTGCCGTGCCTGAGCTTGCGAATCATCTCAAAAAAATGAGGCTCAAGAACCCATTGGTTGTATCGCCAGACTTGGGGGGAAAGGAAAGAGCAAAGGAATTTGCAAAATTTTATGGTACTGACTATATCGCATTGCAAAAACAACGAGACAGAAAGACAGGCAAGGTCCAGATAATGACTGGTAATTTAGATGAAGTAAAGGGCCGAGACCTAGTTTTAGTTGATGATATGATAAGCACTGGTGGAAGCATAATCAAGGCGACACAATTTCTGAAAAAACAAAAGTGCGGCAAGGTCTTTGTCGCATGCACACATGCATTACTAATCGATAATGCAGATCAAAAGATCAAAAAGTCTGGCGTCTCTGCAATAATTTCTGCAAACACAATACCTGGCAGCACATCAGTGGTTGATGTCTCCGGAGTAATTGCAAAGGCAATCTAGAATGCCAGAGAGCTTTTTCCTAGTCTCAAAAGAATATCCAGAGCTTGCAGTGGATGAGGTAGTTACCCTGGTTAAGATGTACGACAGGTTTGCAAAAATAAAGACAATTTCTAATCTAGTCATAATACAGAGCACCACACCATGGGAAAAGATTGCAAGTCGGGCCACATTTGTCAAGACTGCCGGCCAATTACTGCGAAAAATGTCAAATGTCTTCTTTGATGAGAAAAATTACTCGCTCTTGTTTGGCGCAAAATCATTCATGTGCAAGGCAATCAATCTCTCAGACAAGCCAATTGACATACCAGAAATAGAGCGATCGCTTGGCAGCATGGTCTCTACTTTTTGCAATGCCAAGGTCTCGCTAGAAGATCCAGATGTTGTGATTTACTTGATATTTACAGAGGAGGAGAACTTTTTTGGATTCTCTACTAGATTTGAGCCTCCAAAGAGACCTGAAAAGCTGACCAAGTTCCATCATGAGCTGGACTGGAAGCTGACACGCGCCATGATAAATCTGGCAAAGATAAACGATGAGGAAACTGTATGTGATCCATTCTGTGGTACAGGCAGCACCCTACTGGAGGCCCAGTCCATGGGGATCAAATCCGTTGGAATCGACTTTGATGCAAAAATGTGCAAGATAACCCAGGACAACCTAAAGGCAAATGGATTTCATTGCGAGGTGTTTAACCAAAGCTACGACTACATGACGCAGATCAAGGACAAATACGACGGAATAGTAACAGATCTGCCATACGGCACGGCATCAAAGGTATCCGAGCCGCCAAAGAAAATTATGAAGAAATTCATCTCCCAGATTCCAAAGAAGGCAAAGTTTGCAATCATGTGCAAAAAGGGACTCGATGACGGCATAAAGTTGAATCTAACAAAAAAATATGAGATTTATCGCCACAAGAGCCTAACGAGGATGATTTTGGTAAAATGAAGTTAGTATTTCTGGGAACATCGGCTGCACAACCAACCGAGAACAGAGGGTTATCATGCATTTGTCTGGAACGTGAAGGCGAGATCCTAATGTTTGATGCAGGAGAGGGTGCACAGGTGTCCTACCTCAAGTCAGGTCTTGGCTGGAACAAGAAGATGAAGATTTTTGTAACACACATGCATGGAGATCACTGCATCGGTGTTCTGGGTTTGCTCCAAACAATGACCTTACAGCACAGAACCGAGCCAATTGAGATCTACGGCCCAGATGGAATCGAACAATTCATTGGAGAAAACATTCAAATCTTGCAGTTTGGATTGTCATTCCCTGTCATGATTACTGCAGTAAGACCTGGTCTGGTATGTGAGGAAAAGACCTATTCCGTATTTGCAGAGCAGGCAGAGCACTCGGTTTTGGCATTTTCTTATTTATTTGCAGAAAAGGACAAGCCTGGCAAGTTCGACAGAGAACAAGCAATCAAGCTAGGCATACCAGAGGGCCCACTATGGCATGAATTACAAACAGGCAACGAAGTCAAGATTGGCTCTAATGTGTTCAAACCATCACAGGTAGTAGGTGAGAAAAGGTCTGGCAAGAAAATTGGGATCTCTGGAGATACAAGACCAACCAAACTACTGGAAGAGTTTTTCAAAAATTGTGACTATCTCTCGTTTGATTGCACATTTTCTCATGTATTGCAGGAAAAGGCAGTAGAGACAAACCACACTACAGCAAAAGAGGCAGCCCTTCTGGCAAAGAATGCAAATGTTTCCAATCTGATTCTGACTCATTTTTCTGCAAGATACAAGGATGAATCAGAATTACTACAGGAAGCAAAGCAAGTTCATGGCTCTGTCATTGCAGCAAAAGACCTGCTGGAAATAGAAATAAAATAAAATGTTTGATTCACTAGCTCGACAAATCAAAGATGCACAAAAAATTGTCTTTGTCACAGGTGCTGGCATTTCTCAGGAAAGCGGTATTCCAACGTTTAGGGGAAAGGAGGGCCTCTGGAGAAAATACGATCCGATGCAGCTTGCAACAATTGATGCGTTTTATGAAAATCCGGGCCTAGTCTGGGAGTGGTATGAGGAAAGAAGAAAAAATATTTTGGCAGCAAACCCAAACCGGGGTCATTTTGCAATAGCCGAGCTTGCAAAGCACAAGGATGTGATCATACTGACTCAAAACATTGACGGATTGCACCAAAGAGCAGGCAGTAAAAAAGTTCTAGAGTTGCACGGAAGCATAATTCGAATCAAATGCACCAGCTGTGACTTTAATGATAATATCACCAAATCCTTTGAGGAATTACCGCCAAAATGCAAGTGTGGCAAGATTCTGAGGCCCGATGTGGTCTGGTTTGGCGAAGGGTTGCCTCAAGATGTATGGTCTGATGCCATTACTCACGCACAAAGCTGCGATGTCATGATAATTGCAGGTACCTCACTGGTGGTCTCACCAGCAAACACCCTGCCATTGTATGCAAAGCAAAATGGCGCCGTATTAATCGAGGTAAATCCGGAAAAGACAGTCATGTCATCCGATATGGATCTCTCGGTTCGGGAAAAATCTGCCATTGCATTGCCAGAACTAGTATCTATAATACAAAAATGATTTACTGGCTAAACACACCATAAATGGTGCTCTGGTCATTTCCTTGAGGATTGTACACTGACGAGTTTACCGTTCCATAGTCTGCATGCTCTACTATCATTTCTATGATATGTGGACTAGCAGAGATATCATTAACGCTGGTATCAAACTTTGATGCAAAGAACTCACCTGTGAAAAGCTGCTTTTCGGAATTGTGCAAAGTTACAGTTACCTTTAGTGTCTTGCCGGAAGAATCCTCATAGTGGATGGATACTGTATTGTCTGCATTTTTTGTAGTGGTTAATTGTAATGTCTCAAATATTTTGTGTGATGGTGTTGGTTCTACTGATACTGTTTGTGCTCCAGTTATAGGATCAGTTGATATGCTAACTTGGACTGGTTTTTGTTTTTCATACATGCATTCCTGAATGGTTATGGTATGTGTTAGTTCTTTTACGCCATTGATTGTTTTTGCCATCTTGGGGACAGACATCTTACAGGTTTTCTCTGATTCGTTTTTCTCATAGATTTGTCCGTAATAGGTTTCTTTGATTGGCGGGATTGCAATTTGGTCCTTGATTTGTGGAATTGGATTTAGCTGCTCTGCGCTTGGCACAACATCTCCAATTTTATCGCCAACCGTATCTGTTGTCTTGTCTATTTCATATGAGACTCGCTTTACTGTAGTGTCCTTTAGGCCACCCAGATCTTCAGCTACTGCATTAATTGTCGGATTTACATTAAAGCCAAGCTTGTCTTGCTGGGAATAAGCCAAAACTCCTACT belongs to Candidatus Nitrosotenuis cloacae and includes:
- a CDS encoding pyridoxal-phosphate-dependent aminotransferase family protein; the protein is MEYLVMLPGPTNVPERVMRAMITPMINHRSDDFVELYQDAVEKTQKVFKSSGEAVLLSASGTGAVEASVINIVKPGDKVIIPTNGEFSGRLAQMLEWAGAKVIKLESTPGTNATFDQVKEAFDNNKDVKAFYCVWNETSTGTMIKYLDKIKNLTARNDAFYVVDGVSIVGGEDLEMDKWGIDVAMTGAQKAFAAPPGISPIVVNERTKKYMNANPPKTMYFNLSRYFHYYEEAKHTPFTPALPLLYAYREAMNVILEEGLDNRIRRHRICSDALYSGLSAMGLSPFAKEDARSTVVVALNYLDGLEDKTFRNTLSDKFRVLVAGGFGNLKGKVFRVGCMGEVNRYHVMRTISSIGSTLEMMGYKTKQMEALKVADEKLKQL
- a CDS encoding peptidylprolyl isomerase codes for the protein MTFTKGSLILIDYTAKVKDSNEVVETTISEDAKKHNLFQENIKYQPKLVSVGESWVLKGLDDALAGAKAGDKLTVDVTPDKGFGERDAGKVRMIPLRKLGEDADKVTVGDTIEVDQKTGVVRFVGSGRVQVDFNHRLAGKTVVYDVNVIKALETNEDKITGILKRHMPVEDSKISSKLNGNALDVTIPEEIYGAESLRIIKHFIQMDAFKFVPTLEKINFIETYANKKAEKKEEAKPQAAAAAK
- a CDS encoding ribose-phosphate diphosphokinase, with the translated sequence MSAITVIGGKASEDLARKLAKKLKASFVSTELRVFPDGESKITISSKPKKGKIIVVNSTYPPVDTNLLQTLSLIAKARQFSNQIICVIPYLGYARQDREFLPGEIVTLSVIAKLLSSAGASKVIVVDMHSMLGLNHFTIPVRNVSAVPELANHLKKMRLKNPLVVSPDLGGKERAKEFAKFYGTDYIALQKQRDRKTGKVQIMTGNLDEVKGRDLVLVDDMISTGGSIIKATQFLKKQKCGKVFVACTHALLIDNADQKIKKSGVSAIISANTIPGSTSVVDVSGVIAKAI
- a CDS encoding DNA methyltransferase, which gives rise to MPESFFLVSKEYPELAVDEVVTLVKMYDRFAKIKTISNLVIIQSTTPWEKIASRATFVKTAGQLLRKMSNVFFDEKNYSLLFGAKSFMCKAINLSDKPIDIPEIERSLGSMVSTFCNAKVSLEDPDVVIYLIFTEEENFFGFSTRFEPPKRPEKLTKFHHELDWKLTRAMINLAKINDEETVCDPFCGTGSTLLEAQSMGIKSVGIDFDAKMCKITQDNLKANGFHCEVFNQSYDYMTQIKDKYDGIVTDLPYGTASKVSEPPKKIMKKFISQIPKKAKFAIMCKKGLDDGIKLNLTKKYEIYRHKSLTRMILVK
- the rnz gene encoding ribonuclease Z codes for the protein MKLVFLGTSAAQPTENRGLSCICLEREGEILMFDAGEGAQVSYLKSGLGWNKKMKIFVTHMHGDHCIGVLGLLQTMTLQHRTEPIEIYGPDGIEQFIGENIQILQFGLSFPVMITAVRPGLVCEEKTYSVFAEQAEHSVLAFSYLFAEKDKPGKFDREQAIKLGIPEGPLWHELQTGNEVKIGSNVFKPSQVVGEKRSGKKIGISGDTRPTKLLEEFFKNCDYLSFDCTFSHVLQEKAVETNHTTAKEAALLAKNANVSNLILTHFSARYKDESELLQEAKQVHGSVIAAKDLLEIEIK
- a CDS encoding SIR2 family NAD-dependent protein deacylase gives rise to the protein MFDSLARQIKDAQKIVFVTGAGISQESGIPTFRGKEGLWRKYDPMQLATIDAFYENPGLVWEWYEERRKNILAANPNRGHFAIAELAKHKDVIILTQNIDGLHQRAGSKKVLELHGSIIRIKCTSCDFNDNITKSFEELPPKCKCGKILRPDVVWFGEGLPQDVWSDAITHAQSCDVMIIAGTSLVVSPANTLPLYAKQNGAVLIEVNPEKTVMSSDMDLSVREKSAIALPELVSIIQK